A window from Drosophila willistoni isolate 14030-0811.24 chromosome XR unlocalized genomic scaffold, UCI_dwil_1.1 Seg143, whole genome shotgun sequence encodes these proteins:
- the LOC6645365 gene encoding IQ motif and SEC7 domain-containing protein 3 isoform X3, giving the protein MSSYTAAQYYKTTNMITSNEIYCFPQKSIERSGSTQYDLAGAPPPGGSNTSTDSGSVGGGYVYLQNHYAPGAHNAGAAINYPAQQHPQMIYQIQQYPTCHQQQQQQHLHQTYMQVTASAAAATATPSQAGGHYAHHQHMLHGHGHHHHHGGAVVIAGSGVGIGSSSAAAAVLMQQQQQQHHQQQQQHYHQQQLQQNVHKKNSIRNGGDVLKRTRAQSAYELSQDLLEKQIELLERKYGGVRARNAAVTIQRAFRHYMMVKKFASITAMAKAEKRLSRRMVITASSMGLAEENASANASLSSAYGSATESQLEQQQQQQQQQQQQQQQQQQQQQATGQGQGQQPRVTIMAGPAGAASPGLSRTPPTRSLSMRERRPLDCSPIPRSQSGASPVSISGSTASVSSIASHPHVNLLHAAEPHYYNAQAMPTAAAYYTSYHGSPHDLSYASSADTSLNASWVNTSGHSPHTPYYSAAQIYMRPKGGSTTPTPSCGSSGSGSGSGKKVPPEVPKRTSSITAQQQSQLLLLQRQTPPPPSLLRTNGLCKTAENGSLTSVQSSGSDSSVTSAERINSDLGSDRSNSPHTWKRGTALNSSQQFSTHSADSTGGAGGGGIVVSAAGVVAGQYAAAAQMQAAVAAATAVGGIPPADDHAISSHTSAAQYEQHEQQQHEQQQLQAAAAAAGVAQNYKMSETIRKRQYRVGLNLFNKKPEKGITYLIRRGFLENTPQGVARFLITRKGLSRQMIGEYLGNLQNQFNMAVLSCFAMELDLSGRQVDVALRKFQAYFRMPGEAQKIERLMEIFSQRYCECNADIVGRLRSSDTIFVLAFAIIMLNTDLHTPNLKPERRMRVEDFIKNLRGIDDCHDIDKDMLSGIYERVKSDEFKPGSDHVTQVMKVQATIVGKKPNLALPHRRLVCYCRLYEIPDVNKKERPGVHQREVFLFNDLLVITKIFSKKKTSVTYTFRNSFPLCGTIVTLLDMPNYPFCIQLSQKVDGKILITFNARNEHDRCKFAEDLKESISEMDEMESLRIEAELERQKSARNRATGNAENRDSGVADVEVCPCPYPPGSQAAGEQAANSADSTQQLKRSALSNSLLDMHEQFGNEKPQRRGSVGSLDSGMSISFQSTTTSSASRENAAAIAAAANAAAAAKIRYNMPQSAGIAGPSNVYAAPGMQAYTHANFVQQSQATYMLQQQQMLQQQAQMQAQAQAQAQAQAQAQAQAQAQAGAVVTGRIPGRERKASRSDDNSRSTEV; this is encoded by the exons TTTTCCCCAAAAGAGCATCGAACGCAGTGGATCCACTCAGTATGATTTAGCCGGAGCGCCACCACCGGGTGGTTCGAACACATCCACCGATAGTGGGAGTGTTGGCGGCGGTTATGTCTATTTGCAGAATCATTATGCACCCGGTGCCCATAATGCCGGGGCCGCCATTAACTATCCTGCACAACAGCATCCACAGATGATCTATCAGATCCAGCAGTATCCCACGTgccatcagcaacagcagcaacaacactTGCATCAGACGTATATGCAGGtgacagcatcagcagcagcggcgACGGCAACACCGTCACAAGCTGGTGGCCACTATGCCCATCATCAACATATGCTCCATGGTCAtggtcatcatcatcatcatggcgGTGCTGTGGTTATTGCTGGCAGTGGCGTTGGCATTggatcatcatcagcagcagcagcagttctcatgcaacagcagcaacaacaacatcatcaacagcagcagcaacattatcatcagcagcaactgcaacagAATGTCCACAAAAAGAACTCCATACGGAATGGCGGAGATGTACTCAAACGCACGCGAGCTCAATCAgc CTACGAACTCTCGCAAGATCTGCTGGAGAAACAGATCGAGTTGCTGGAGCGCAAGTACGGCGGAGTGCGAGCCCGTAACGCAGCGGTTACCATACAAAGAGCATTTCGTCATTATATGATGGTTAAGAAATTTGCATCCATTACGGCCATGGCTAAAGCGGAGAAGCGTCTAAGTCGTCGCATGGTGATAACGGCCTCGAGTATGGGTCTGGCGGAGGAGAATGCATCGGCGAATGCATCGTTATCATCGGCATATGGCAGTGCAACAGAATCTCAgttggagcagcagcagcagcagcagcaacaacaacaacaacaacaacaacaacaacaacaacagcagcaggcaacAGGTCAGGGACAGGGACAACAGCCACGTGTCACCATAATGGCTGGACCAGCTGGTGCCGCCTCACCAGGATTATCAAGGACACCACCAACCCGATCGCTATCCATGCGAGAACGTCGCCCATTGGATTGCAGTCCCATACCACGTAGTCAATCGG gagcCTCACCCGTATCCATTTCGGGATCCACAGCTTCAGTTTCGAGCATTGCCTCCCATCCTCATGTCAATTTATTGCATGCGGCTGAGCCGCATTATTATAATGCACAGGCCATGCCCACAGCAGCTGCCTATTACACAAGCTATCATGGATCACCGCATGATCTGAGCTATGCCAGTTCGGCGGACACCTCACTGAATGCCTCTTGGGTGAATACGAGTGGCCATTCGCCACATACCCCATATTATTCGGCCGCTCAGATCTATATGCGACCCAAGGGTGGCAGCACAACGCCAACACCGAGCTGcggcagcagtggcagcggcagtggcagtggcaagAAGGTGCCACCAGAGGTACCCAAACGTACCTCATCCATAACGGCCCAGCAGCAGAGTCAATTGCTTCTCTTGCAACGACAGACACCGCCGCCGCCATCCCTGCTAAGGACCAATGGACTCTGCAAGACAGCCGAGAATGGCAGCTTAACCTCGGTACAGAGCTCCGGTTCGGACTCAAGTGTAACCTCAGCGGAGCGAATCAACTCAGATCTGGGATCGGATCGCAGCAATTCGCCGCACACCTGGAAACGTGGCACAGCTCTCAATAGTTCGCAGCAGTTCTCGACACACTCAGCCGATTCGACTGGTGgagctggtggtggtggcatTGTCGTTAGCGCCGCTGGCGTTGTCGCCGGTCAGTATGCCGCTGCTGCCCAGATGCAGGCTGCTGTGGCAGCTGCCACAGCTGTGGGCGGTATACCGCCGGCGGATGATCATGCAATATCCTCGCACACCAGCGCCGCTCAGTACGAGCAGCACGAGCAGCAACAGCACGAACAGCAGCAACTTCAggccgccgctgccgccgccggGGTGGCCCAGAATTACAAGATGTCCGAGACCATACGCAAACGTCAGTATCGTGTGGGCCTCAATCTGTTCAATAAGAAGCCAGAGAAGGGCATCACATATTTGATTAGACGAGGCTTCCTCGAGAATACACCCCAGGGAGTGGCAAGATTCTTGATCACCCGCAAGGGCTTGTCGCGTCAGATGATTGGCGAGTACTTGGGCAATCTGCAGAATCAATTCAACATGGCTGTCCTTAGTTGTTTTGCCATGGAATTGGACTTGTCTGGCCGACAAGTGGATGTGGCTTTGCGCAAGTTTCAGGCTTATTTCCGTATGCCAGGAGAGGCTCAGAAAATTGAACGACTTATGGAGATATTCTCGCAACGTTATTGCGAGTGCAATGCAGATATTGTTGGTCGTTTGAGATCATCCGATACG aTCTTTGTGCTGGCTTTTGCCATCATTATGCTGAACACGGATCTGCATACGCCCAATCTGAAGCCAGAGCGACGCATGCGCGTTGAGGACTTTATAAAGAATTTGCGGGGAATTGACGATTGTCATGACATTGATAAGGATATGCTGTCTGGCATCTATGAGCGTGTCAAATCCGATGAATTCAAGCCGGGCAGTGATCATGTCACACAGGTGATGAAGGTCCAGGCCACCATTGTGGgtaaaaaaccaaatttggCCTTGCCGCATCGTCGTTTGGTCTGCTATTGTCGCCTCTATGAAATACCCGATGTCAATAAGAAGGAACGCCCTGGCGTCCATCAGCGCGAGGTGTTTCTATTCAATGATCTATTGGTTATCACCAAAATCTttagcaaaaagaaaacctcTGTGACGTACACCTTCCGTAATAGTTTCCCACTATGTGGCACTATAGTAACTCTACTGGATATGCCCAATTACCCGTTTTGTATTCAATTGTCACAAAAGGTCGATGGCAAAATTCTAATCACTTTCAATGCCCGCAACGAGCATGATCGCTGTAAGTTTGCCGAGGATCTAAAGGAGTCCATAAGCGAAATGGACGAAATGGAATCCCTGCGCATTGAGGCCGAGCTGGAGCGACAGAAATCGGCACGTAATCGTGCCACCGGCAATGCCGAAAATCGTGACAGCGGTGTGGCCGATGTTGAAGTGTGTCCTTGTCCCTATCCACCGGGATCTCAAGCTGCCGGTGAGCAGGCCGCCAATTCGGCCGATTCCACACAGCAGCTGAAACGCAGTGCGCTAAGCAACAGTTTGTTGGACATGCATGAGCAAT TTGGCAACGAGAAGCCACAGCGACGTGGCAGTGTCGGATCCTTGGACAGTGGCATGAGCATCTCTTTTCAATCCACAACAACCTCAAGTGCATCGCGTGAAAATGCCGCGGCCATAGCAGCTGCAGCGAATGCCGCAGCGGCCGCAAAAATTCGTTACAATATGCCCCAATCGGCGGGCATTGCCGGGCCAAGTAATGTGTATGCAGCGCCCGGAATGCAGGCATATACCCATGCAAATTTTGTGCAACAATCGCAGGCGACATATAtgttgcagcaacagcaaatgcTTCAACAGCAGGCCCAAATGCAGGCGCAGGCGCAAGCACAAGCCCAGGCCCAAGCCCAGGCTCAGGCTCAAGCTCAGGCTCAGGCTGGAGCTGTGGTCACAGGACGCATACCAGGACGCGAGAGGAAGGCATCACGCTCCGATGATAACTCACGTTCGACGGAAGTCTAA
- the LOC6645365 gene encoding IQ motif and SEC7 domain-containing protein 3 isoform X1: MSEISPESDLLHQRTQSLLMASSMLMVDTGCVGVSVGGATATGQQATTGGGSVCLNVEDLLRENNALHSKIKELSMERDRLLCEVSNLRLELDMSELKRLPLELDGYEGFPQKSIERSGSTQYDLAGAPPPGGSNTSTDSGSVGGGYVYLQNHYAPGAHNAGAAINYPAQQHPQMIYQIQQYPTCHQQQQQQHLHQTYMQVTASAAAATATPSQAGGHYAHHQHMLHGHGHHHHHGGAVVIAGSGVGIGSSSAAAAVLMQQQQQQHHQQQQQHYHQQQLQQNVHKKNSIRNGGDVLKRTRAQSAYELSQDLLEKQIELLERKYGGVRARNAAVTIQRAFRHYMMVKKFASITAMAKAEKRLSRRMVITASSMGLAEENASANASLSSAYGSATESQLEQQQQQQQQQQQQQQQQQQQQQATGQGQGQQPRVTIMAGPAGAASPGLSRTPPTRSLSMRERRPLDCSPIPRSQSGASPVSISGSTASVSSIASHPHVNLLHAAEPHYYNAQAMPTAAAYYTSYHGSPHDLSYASSADTSLNASWVNTSGHSPHTPYYSAAQIYMRPKGGSTTPTPSCGSSGSGSGSGKKVPPEVPKRTSSITAQQQSQLLLLQRQTPPPPSLLRTNGLCKTAENGSLTSVQSSGSDSSVTSAERINSDLGSDRSNSPHTWKRGTALNSSQQFSTHSADSTGGAGGGGIVVSAAGVVAGQYAAAAQMQAAVAAATAVGGIPPADDHAISSHTSAAQYEQHEQQQHEQQQLQAAAAAAGVAQNYKMSETIRKRQYRVGLNLFNKKPEKGITYLIRRGFLENTPQGVARFLITRKGLSRQMIGEYLGNLQNQFNMAVLSCFAMELDLSGRQVDVALRKFQAYFRMPGEAQKIERLMEIFSQRYCECNADIVGRLRSSDTIFVLAFAIIMLNTDLHTPNLKPERRMRVEDFIKNLRGIDDCHDIDKDMLSGIYERVKSDEFKPGSDHVTQVMKVQATIVGKKPNLALPHRRLVCYCRLYEIPDVNKKERPGVHQREVFLFNDLLVITKIFSKKKTSVTYTFRNSFPLCGTIVTLLDMPNYPFCIQLSQKVDGKILITFNARNEHDRCKFAEDLKESISEMDEMESLRIEAELERQKSARNRATGNAENRDSGVADVEVCPCPYPPGSQAAGEQAANSADSTQQLKRSALSNSLLDMHEQFGNEKPQRRGSVGSLDSGMSISFQSTTTSSASRENAAAIAAAANAAAAAKIRYNMPQSAGIAGPSNVYAAPGMQAYTHANFVQQSQATYMLQQQQMLQQQAQMQAQAQAQAQAQAQAQAQAQAQAGAVVTGRIPGRERKASRSDDNSRSTEV, from the exons TTTTCCCCAAAAGAGCATCGAACGCAGTGGATCCACTCAGTATGATTTAGCCGGAGCGCCACCACCGGGTGGTTCGAACACATCCACCGATAGTGGGAGTGTTGGCGGCGGTTATGTCTATTTGCAGAATCATTATGCACCCGGTGCCCATAATGCCGGGGCCGCCATTAACTATCCTGCACAACAGCATCCACAGATGATCTATCAGATCCAGCAGTATCCCACGTgccatcagcaacagcagcaacaacactTGCATCAGACGTATATGCAGGtgacagcatcagcagcagcggcgACGGCAACACCGTCACAAGCTGGTGGCCACTATGCCCATCATCAACATATGCTCCATGGTCAtggtcatcatcatcatcatggcgGTGCTGTGGTTATTGCTGGCAGTGGCGTTGGCATTggatcatcatcagcagcagcagcagttctcatgcaacagcagcaacaacaacatcatcaacagcagcagcaacattatcatcagcagcaactgcaacagAATGTCCACAAAAAGAACTCCATACGGAATGGCGGAGATGTACTCAAACGCACGCGAGCTCAATCAgc CTACGAACTCTCGCAAGATCTGCTGGAGAAACAGATCGAGTTGCTGGAGCGCAAGTACGGCGGAGTGCGAGCCCGTAACGCAGCGGTTACCATACAAAGAGCATTTCGTCATTATATGATGGTTAAGAAATTTGCATCCATTACGGCCATGGCTAAAGCGGAGAAGCGTCTAAGTCGTCGCATGGTGATAACGGCCTCGAGTATGGGTCTGGCGGAGGAGAATGCATCGGCGAATGCATCGTTATCATCGGCATATGGCAGTGCAACAGAATCTCAgttggagcagcagcagcagcagcagcaacaacaacaacaacaacaacaacaacaacaacaacagcagcaggcaacAGGTCAGGGACAGGGACAACAGCCACGTGTCACCATAATGGCTGGACCAGCTGGTGCCGCCTCACCAGGATTATCAAGGACACCACCAACCCGATCGCTATCCATGCGAGAACGTCGCCCATTGGATTGCAGTCCCATACCACGTAGTCAATCGG gagcCTCACCCGTATCCATTTCGGGATCCACAGCTTCAGTTTCGAGCATTGCCTCCCATCCTCATGTCAATTTATTGCATGCGGCTGAGCCGCATTATTATAATGCACAGGCCATGCCCACAGCAGCTGCCTATTACACAAGCTATCATGGATCACCGCATGATCTGAGCTATGCCAGTTCGGCGGACACCTCACTGAATGCCTCTTGGGTGAATACGAGTGGCCATTCGCCACATACCCCATATTATTCGGCCGCTCAGATCTATATGCGACCCAAGGGTGGCAGCACAACGCCAACACCGAGCTGcggcagcagtggcagcggcagtggcagtggcaagAAGGTGCCACCAGAGGTACCCAAACGTACCTCATCCATAACGGCCCAGCAGCAGAGTCAATTGCTTCTCTTGCAACGACAGACACCGCCGCCGCCATCCCTGCTAAGGACCAATGGACTCTGCAAGACAGCCGAGAATGGCAGCTTAACCTCGGTACAGAGCTCCGGTTCGGACTCAAGTGTAACCTCAGCGGAGCGAATCAACTCAGATCTGGGATCGGATCGCAGCAATTCGCCGCACACCTGGAAACGTGGCACAGCTCTCAATAGTTCGCAGCAGTTCTCGACACACTCAGCCGATTCGACTGGTGgagctggtggtggtggcatTGTCGTTAGCGCCGCTGGCGTTGTCGCCGGTCAGTATGCCGCTGCTGCCCAGATGCAGGCTGCTGTGGCAGCTGCCACAGCTGTGGGCGGTATACCGCCGGCGGATGATCATGCAATATCCTCGCACACCAGCGCCGCTCAGTACGAGCAGCACGAGCAGCAACAGCACGAACAGCAGCAACTTCAggccgccgctgccgccgccggGGTGGCCCAGAATTACAAGATGTCCGAGACCATACGCAAACGTCAGTATCGTGTGGGCCTCAATCTGTTCAATAAGAAGCCAGAGAAGGGCATCACATATTTGATTAGACGAGGCTTCCTCGAGAATACACCCCAGGGAGTGGCAAGATTCTTGATCACCCGCAAGGGCTTGTCGCGTCAGATGATTGGCGAGTACTTGGGCAATCTGCAGAATCAATTCAACATGGCTGTCCTTAGTTGTTTTGCCATGGAATTGGACTTGTCTGGCCGACAAGTGGATGTGGCTTTGCGCAAGTTTCAGGCTTATTTCCGTATGCCAGGAGAGGCTCAGAAAATTGAACGACTTATGGAGATATTCTCGCAACGTTATTGCGAGTGCAATGCAGATATTGTTGGTCGTTTGAGATCATCCGATACG aTCTTTGTGCTGGCTTTTGCCATCATTATGCTGAACACGGATCTGCATACGCCCAATCTGAAGCCAGAGCGACGCATGCGCGTTGAGGACTTTATAAAGAATTTGCGGGGAATTGACGATTGTCATGACATTGATAAGGATATGCTGTCTGGCATCTATGAGCGTGTCAAATCCGATGAATTCAAGCCGGGCAGTGATCATGTCACACAGGTGATGAAGGTCCAGGCCACCATTGTGGgtaaaaaaccaaatttggCCTTGCCGCATCGTCGTTTGGTCTGCTATTGTCGCCTCTATGAAATACCCGATGTCAATAAGAAGGAACGCCCTGGCGTCCATCAGCGCGAGGTGTTTCTATTCAATGATCTATTGGTTATCACCAAAATCTttagcaaaaagaaaacctcTGTGACGTACACCTTCCGTAATAGTTTCCCACTATGTGGCACTATAGTAACTCTACTGGATATGCCCAATTACCCGTTTTGTATTCAATTGTCACAAAAGGTCGATGGCAAAATTCTAATCACTTTCAATGCCCGCAACGAGCATGATCGCTGTAAGTTTGCCGAGGATCTAAAGGAGTCCATAAGCGAAATGGACGAAATGGAATCCCTGCGCATTGAGGCCGAGCTGGAGCGACAGAAATCGGCACGTAATCGTGCCACCGGCAATGCCGAAAATCGTGACAGCGGTGTGGCCGATGTTGAAGTGTGTCCTTGTCCCTATCCACCGGGATCTCAAGCTGCCGGTGAGCAGGCCGCCAATTCGGCCGATTCCACACAGCAGCTGAAACGCAGTGCGCTAAGCAACAGTTTGTTGGACATGCATGAGCAAT TTGGCAACGAGAAGCCACAGCGACGTGGCAGTGTCGGATCCTTGGACAGTGGCATGAGCATCTCTTTTCAATCCACAACAACCTCAAGTGCATCGCGTGAAAATGCCGCGGCCATAGCAGCTGCAGCGAATGCCGCAGCGGCCGCAAAAATTCGTTACAATATGCCCCAATCGGCGGGCATTGCCGGGCCAAGTAATGTGTATGCAGCGCCCGGAATGCAGGCATATACCCATGCAAATTTTGTGCAACAATCGCAGGCGACATATAtgttgcagcaacagcaaatgcTTCAACAGCAGGCCCAAATGCAGGCGCAGGCGCAAGCACAAGCCCAGGCCCAAGCCCAGGCTCAGGCTCAAGCTCAGGCTCAGGCTGGAGCTGTGGTCACAGGACGCATACCAGGACGCGAGAGGAAGGCATCACGCTCCGATGATAACTCACGTTCGACGGAAGTCTAA